Below is a window of Desulfovermiculus halophilus DSM 18834 DNA.
AAACCGCTGACTGCGGCATGGGCATCTACGCTGCGGCCAAGGCCCTGGACCTGGACTTTGTCCCCTTGGCCCGGGAGCGCTATGACCTGATCATCCCTGCGGCCCATATGCAAGATCCCAAGGTCCAGACCGTGCTCGCCCTGCTCCGGGACGGCGATTTTCAAAACAAGATCGAGGATCTGGGTGGATATGAGACTCAACTGAGCGGCCGGATCATGCAGCCAGGAATGGGGCTGGGCACATAACCGGTAGTCGGTGGTCCGGAGTCAGTCGCCGGATTGCCCAATCAAGACAGGTGCGGTTGGCAGGGCAAGTACCGCCCAGATTTTACCGGCTCTTCGACCCAGAAAGTGGAATTGCCTACATGAGAGTTTGCCGTCTCTTCTGTGTGCCGTGAGCGGCAGGCCCGCACATTTTCTTGGTCCCGCCAAAAGGGGGAAACCAGGCACTCACATGCATGATATGCTCAGTCCATCTGAAAACAATGTCCAGCATGTGAGTGCCTGGAGGGGGCAGGGATCCCCCTTTGGCGGGGCTTAGAAAATACCGGGCCGAAAGTGGGCACACAGAAGAGACGGCAAACTCCAAAAATCCACAAGCTACGTCGAAGAACCATTTTACCCCAGGTCTATGATGCACGCATCCCCGATGGCCAGATCCAGGTGCCGGGCGCATGGACGTTGGTTGCAGGCCAGCTCCAGATAGCCCTGACTGCCGGCCAGAAGGCCCACGCTGTCTTCTGGGATTCTGGCGTAGGTGGAAACCGCATATACGCTCTCCCGCCTGGGATGCAGGAGGGCAAAAGACGACCCGGCCGGAAAGCGTCGGCCCCAGGTCCGACAGTCCAGATTCAGGATGCAATTGCCGAAACCATCCACGTGCATCACAGTCGCCTGCACCTGATTCCCATGCAGGACGGCTAAGCTCCAATGCGTGCTCCTGCAATCCGCAGGGGTGATCTCTGTACCAAGCTCCGCAGCTTCGACACCTTCAGCCAACCGGCAGGCCAAGGGAGCAAAGACATCCCGGCCGTGAAAGGTTGCGCTCACCTCATTTTTCGGAGCCGGAGAATTGATGCGCCACACACGGCAGTCGGTCTGGCTGGTCAGAAGTAGGCCGATAAGGCCGTTGTCCGGGGTCAGAACAGATTTTTTGTTCTGCTCAAACAAGAGAAGAGGCCGGCTGGTCCCCACTCCGGGATCGACCACAGCCAGACCGATCGACCCTTCCGGGAGATAGGGCCAGGATGAGGCCAGGAAAAATCCGGCCTGTACGGCATTGTGGGCCTGGACCCCGTGGCTGAGATCCAGGATAGTGGCCTGTGGACACAAGGACCAGAGAACGGCCTTCATCTGCCCTACATAGGGATCCTGAAGACCGAAATCCGTGAGCAGAAAAAAGGTTGGTGGCTTATGCGGACCAGGCATGTTCAGTTGGTTTCGATTTTCCAATTCTCATCTGCCGCCTGATGCTCGTGAAACTGCCATGAAAATACTCTTTGCCCTTCTCGTGGTTGCCGCCGGCATGGTCGCCCCGACCCAGGCCGGGATCAACGCCAGACTCAGTCAGTGGGTGCACAGCAACTTCCTGGCCGCCCTGGTATCCTTTATGGTCGGCACACTGGGCCTGCTTGTGCTCACTGTGGCTCTGCGCATCCCCTGGCCTGCGTTGAGCACAGTAAGCGCAAGTCCGTGGTGGGTCTGGATTGGAGGCTTCGGCGGCGCATTCCTGGTTACCGTGACCATCATCGCGGTGCCCAAGCTGGGGGCCACCACCATGTTCGCCTTTTTCCTGGCCGGGCAGATGCTGGCCTCGCTCATCCTGGATCACTTCGGGCTTCTCGGCTATCCGGTCCACCCCATCTCCATGTGGCGGGTGGTTGGTGTTTTCCTCCTCTGCGCCGGGGTGCTGCTGATCAAGAACACCTGATGCAGACATTTCCCCCTGAACGGGACTGACTCCCGCCTATCTGGGCCCGGCCAAGGCTTTCCATGCATTGATCAGCCCGTTGGTGGAGTTGTCGTGGGCTGAGACTGATCCAGGGCTTTGCAGTTCAGGCAGAATGGCCTTGGCCAATTGCTTGCCCAGCTCCACGCCCATCTGATCAAAGGAGTTGATGTTCCAGACCGCGCCCTGAACGAAGATCTTGTGCTCATACAAGGCCATGAGCGCTCCCAAGGTGTAGGGAGTGAGCTCCTCAACCACTATGGAGCTTGATGGGCGGTTTCCGGGGAATGTCTTGTGCCGAACCAGCCGTTCCACCTGCTCCTGGTCCAGCCCCTGCGCCTTGAGCTCCTCTTTGGCTTCCGCTTCTGTCTTGCCCCGCATCAGGGCTTCGGTCTGGGCAAAAAAGTTGGCCAGCAAAATCTCATGGTGTTCGCCTATGGGATTCAAGCTGCGGGCAAAGGCGATGAAATCGCAGGGCACGAGCCTGGTTCCCTGGTGCAAAAGCTGGAAGAACGCGTGCTGGCCGTTGGTCCCCGGCTCTCCCCAGAT
It encodes the following:
- a CDS encoding SAM hydrolase/SAM-dependent halogenase family protein; the protein is MENRNQLNMPGPHKPPTFFLLTDFGLQDPYVGQMKAVLWSLCPQATILDLSHGVQAHNAVQAGFFLASSWPYLPEGSIGLAVVDPGVGTSRPLLLFEQNKKSVLTPDNGLIGLLLTSQTDCRVWRINSPAPKNEVSATFHGRDVFAPLACRLAEGVEAAELGTEITPADCRSTHWSLAVLHGNQVQATVMHVDGFGNCILNLDCRTWGRRFPAGSSFALLHPRRESVYAVSTYARIPEDSVGLLAGSQGYLELACNQRPCARHLDLAIGDACIIDLG
- a CDS encoding DMT family transporter; the protein is MKILFALLVVAAGMVAPTQAGINARLSQWVHSNFLAALVSFMVGTLGLLVLTVALRIPWPALSTVSASPWWVWIGGFGGAFLVTVTIIAVPKLGATTMFAFFLAGQMLASLILDHFGLLGYPVHPISMWRVVGVFLLCAGVLLIKNT